The following nucleotide sequence is from Gemmatimonadaceae bacterium.
CGTCACTCGGATACGCTTCCAGTTCACGACGCAGCGCGAGGAGCTCGCGGCGCATCACGGCATGCAAGTGGGCAGCAATGGGAGAAGCGCTCATGAATGACTCCGAAGCGTGAGGGAGACGGGGGACCCGATCAGCGCATGAGCGCCGGAATTTCCCTGGCCAGCGTCTGCACGCTGAGCCACGCCATGGCGAGCGTGACGAGCGTGCCACCGATGGTGAGGGCCTTGGGATGGCGGTAGTCGCCCACCACCGCGCGACGCGAGGCGGCGACGAGCATCGTGCCCAGCGACAGTGGGAGAATCAGTCCGTTGAGCGCGCCGACGAGGATCAGCACCTTCACCGGCCGGCCCACGGTCACGAAGACGGCGGTCGACACGACGATGAACCCGATCACCAGCCGGGACCAGCGCTCGTCGGCGCGCGGCAACAAGCCGCGCAGGAACGACACTGAGGTGTAGGCCGATCCCACCACCGAGGTGATGGCCGCCGACCACATCACCACGCCGAAGACCTTGAACCCCATCTCGCCGGCGGCGTGGTGGAAGACCGACGCGGGCGGGTTCTGCGGATCGAGCTGGAAGCCGTGCGACACCACACCGAGCGCGCCGAGGAAGAGCACGACGCGCATGAGCGAGGCGATGAGGATGGCGCTGGTGGCCGAGTTCGTCACCGCGCGCAACGAGCCCGGTCCCGACAACCCGGCGTCGAGCAGGCGATGCGCGCCGGCGAACGTGATGTACCCTCCCACCGTGCCGCCCACGATGGTGATGATGCTCAGGGGCGCGATCTGTTCCGGAACGACACTGCGCAGCACGGCCTCGCCGAGCGGCGGCGCCGAGGCAATCGCCACATAACAGGCGAGGCCCACCATCACGAAGCCAAGCGCCACCGTGAAGCGATCCATGGCACGCCCGGCTTCCTTCACCAGGAAGATCGCGATGGCAATGGCCGCGCTCAGCACGGCCCCGGCCTTCACGTCGAGTCCGAAGATCACGTTGAGGCCGAGTCCCGCGCCGGCCACGTTGCCCACGTTGAAGGCGAGGCCGCCGAGCACGACGAGCGTAGCGAGCAGGTGCCCGAGTCCCGGCACGACGAGGTTCGCCACGTCCTGCGCGCGGCGTCCGCTCACCACCAGCACGCGCCAGATGTTGAGTTGCGCGCCGAGGTCAAAGAGCACCGACAGCAGGATGGCGAAGCCGAAGCTCGCCCCGAGCTGCGCGGTGAACGCCGCCGTCTGCGTGAGGAAGCCCGGGCCGATGGCCGACGTCGCCATCAGGAAGGCGGCGCCGGCAAGGACGCGCAGCGGGGCGGTGCGAGTGGGCTGAGGTTCGGTCACCGCGACCGCTCGCTGCGATCGAGGTGGAAGTGGTGGAGCAGGCGGTGCAGGACCGGCGTGAAGAGCAGGCCCGCCACGACCAGGAAGACGACGCCCGAATACAGCGCGTAGAACGAGGCGAACAGCTTGCCGGATGTCGCGGCGATGGGATCGACGGGTCCCATCCCGCCGAGGATCATCGAGGCGTTCTCGAACGCATCGATCCACGCGAGCTGGCCCAGTGCGTGATAGCCCACCGTGCCGGCGGCCAGCGAGACGGCGATCGCCGCGAGCGCGACCCCGCCGTGATTCAGCATGCGGCGCCAGAAAAGATGGCGCGGCAACAGCGGGGCGGTGTGGTGCTCGTACATCGGCGGGTTACGGCTGAGCCGGCATGCCCATCGCGGCCCACTCTTCCTTCGAGGGACCCATCACGCCGGGGACCGGCAGTCCTGCCTGCCGCATCAGCACCGTCATCTGGCCGCGATGATGCGTCTCGTGGGCGATGAGGATGGCGAGGATGAGTCCGCGCGGCCACCGCTCGCCATAGATCGGCACCACCTCGCCGAGCATTGCATCGGTCCACGCGGTCCGCACGGCCGGGACAACCCGCGCCGCCGTTTTCTCGTACTGCGCGGCGATCTCGGCGGCATGGGCTGGCACCGCATCGGGGGTTTGTTCCTTGGGGCCCTCGATGGCCAGCCCGGCGTGTCCTCCCATCTCGGTCAGGGTGCACGTGATGTGCCACGCGAGGAAACCGAGCGTGCGGCCGCCGGGGCTCACGGGCTGAGCCAGCGACGCATCCGTGAGCGTCCGGAGGATCTTGAGCGTGGCCTCCGTCTGCTGCGTCCACGAGTTGGCAAAATCTTCGATCGTGCGGAACATCGTCGGTGTCTCCCGTGCGGAGTGTCTCGGCCGAATCTACCGCCACCCGCTCAGTCGCGCAGCTTGCCGGCGTGCTTGGCGCGCAGCTTGGCGATCTTCGGCGAGATGACCGCGAGGCAGTACGGCTGGAAGGGATGGCGGCGGTAGTAACGGTCGTGGGTGGATTCCGCCGGCCAGAACGTCGCGTCGCGCTCGATGGTGGTGACGATCGGCAGGTCATACACCGCGTCGCGGTCGAGTTCCGCGATGACGGCGAGCGCCTCGGCTTCCTGTTCCGGAGAGTTCGGGAAGATGGCCGACCGGTACTGCGAACCGACGTCCGGTCCCTGGCGGTTGAGCTGCGTGGGGTCGTGGATGGTGAAGAAGACCTCGAGCAGGTCGCGGTACGAGATCTCGCGCGGATCATACGAGACCTGCACCACCTCGGCGTGTCCGGTGACGCCCGTGCAGACCTGCTCGTACGTCGGGTTCGGCCGCTGGCCGCCCGCATAGCCGCTCTTCACCGTGTGGACGCCACGCAGGCGTTCGTAGGCCGCTTCCAGGCACCAGAAGCAACCACCAGCCAGCGTGGCCTGGGCCAATCCATCGGGGGGCATCGTCATGGGAAGGACCGGCAGAGTGTGTTTTCAAATGTGGAGTCTGGCGCGCTCTTTTGGAAGCGACCCCGGGTCAGTGATAGTCGTGCGATCGCGCCTCGATGGTTCCCTCGAGCGGGAAGAACTCGCGCGCCCGGATGTTCACGACACGCTGTTCCACCTGCAGGATGCCGCGCACGAGCAGCAGCGGCGTCCGGGAGATGAGCAGCGCCTGCCGTTCGAACGCCGGCGGTGTCACGACGACGTTGACCATTCCCGTTTCGTCCTCGAGCGTCAGGAAGACGAACCCCTTGGCCGTCCCCGGCCGCTGGCGACAGATGACAAGACCCGCCATGCCCACGGGCTCGCCGTCCCGGCCCTGTTCGAGCAGCGCCTTGGCGGTGGCGAGATCGTTGAGCTTGAGCACGGCGCGCAGGTGGCGCATGGGATGGCCATGCAATGACACGCCGGTGAGCCGGTAGTCGGCCTCGGTCAGTTCCGGGGCGGTGTACGCGGGGAGGGCGATGGGAACGTCCGCTTCGGGGAAGAGCGCCAGCGGCCCGCCGGTGCCGCGCTGCGCCTCGAGCACCTTCCACAGCGCCACGCGCCGCCGCCGCGCCAGCGGCTCGTCGCGCACGAACGCGTCGAGCGCCCCCGACTCGGCGAGCAGGCGCAAGGCCCGCCGGTCGAGCCGCGTGCGCTGCACGAAGTCATCGATGGAGCGGAACGCGCCCCCCGCCCGCGCGCGCCCGATGCGGTCGCGAGCGTCGGGCCCCAAGCCCCGAATGGAGCGCAGGCCAAGGCGCACGATGGGGGCAGACGGGAGACGGGAGACGGGAGACGGGAGATGTGCCGTCTGTTGTCTCTCTGTTGTTTCTCTGTTGTTTCTCTGTTGTTTCTCTGCCGACGTGAAAACCACACCATCTTTGGGCCGCACAATTGTCCCGTTCGCACAGACCATCTGGTGATCCCATCCGCTCTTGGTCACGTCGGCTCCCAGTACACGCACTCCGTGTCTCTTGGCGTCCTCCACCAGCGTCCCCTCGCTGTAGAACCCCATTGGCTGCGCGTTCAGGATCGCGCACAGGTACTCGGCGGGGTAATAGTGCCGCAGGTAGGCGCTGGCGTAGACGATGAGCGCGAAGCTCGCCGCGTGGCTTTCGGGAAAGCCGTAGTCGGCGAAGGCGTTGATCTGCTGGTAGATCCGCTGCGCGATGTCCTCGGGAATGCCGTTGGCCTTCATCCCGGCGATCATCTTCTCGCAGATGGCCGCCATGCGCTCGTGGCTGCGCTTGTGCCCCATCGCCTTGCGCAGCACATCGGCCTCGCCGGGGGTGAAGCCCGCCGCGACGATCGCCACCTGCATCCCCTGCTCCTGAAAGAGCGGCACGCCGAGCGTGCGCTTGAGCACCGGCTCGAGCGATGGATGCGGATAGGTGACCTCCTCGTCGCCGGCGCGACGCCGCAGGTACGGATGCACCATCTCGCCCTGGATCGGTCCCGGACGAATGAGCGCGACCTCGACGACGAGGTCGTAGAAGCAGCGCGGCTTGAGGCGTGGCAGGGTGTTCATCTGCGCGCGGCTCTCCACCTGGAAGACGCCCACCGTGTCGGCGTTGCAGAGGTCGTCGTACACCGCCTGGTCGCGCAGGTCGAGCTGCGAGAGCTCGATGGTGACGCCGCGCGTGGCGCGTACGTACTTGATGCAGTCCTGCAGCAGCGTGAGCATGCCGAGGCCCAGCAGGTCGATCTTCACGAGCCCGACCGGATCGAGGTCGTCCTTCTCCCACTGGATCACCGTGCGCCCCTCCATCGCCGCCGGCTCGATGGGGACGATGGTGCGCAGCGGCTGCTCGGTGAGAACGAAGCCACCCACGTGGATGCCGCGGTGACGGGGGGACTGGTGCAATGACTCGACAATGTCGGCGAGGATGGTGATGGCGGAGGGCGGATGGCAGATGGCAGATGAGGGTGGCGTCTGCTGTTCCGCCATCCGCCGTCCGCCATCTGCCATCACCGTCCGGCTCGCCTCTCTTTCTCGCCGCATTTGCGCGTAGGCTTGCGTCCCCGGCATGAACTGCTGTCCCAGCCGGTCGGCGACATCGCGCGCGTCGAGTTGCTTGGCGTAGTTGGCGGGGCCGGCCACGTCCACGACTTCAGGGGCGAAAGGGTCGGCGGGAGATGGCGGACGGTCGATGGCGGAAGGCTGATCACTGCCGGCACCTGCCATCTGCCGTCCGCCATCCGCCATCTGCCTGAGCGCCTCCGCCGTCCGCTTCGCCGAAAACCGATCCGCCGTGAGCGCCAATTCCTCGGCCTGCTGGGCGGAGTATCCGAGCACGCGCGCCGCGTCGCGCACCGCGCTGCGCCCGCGCCAGGTGATGTGCTCGCACACCATCGCCGCATGCTCGCGTCCGTAGCGGTCGTACACGTACTGCAGCACGCGTTCGCGGTCGCGGTGGGCGAAGTCGATGTCGATGTCGGGCGCCTCGGTGCGTTCCTCGCTCAGGAACCGCTCGAACAGCAACTCGAGCTTGATGGGATCCACCGCCGTGATGCCGAGGCAGTAGCAGACGGCGCTGTTGGCGGCCGAACCGCGCCCCTGGCAGAGGATTCCCTCGCGGCGCGCGAAGCGCACGATGTCCCAGACGATGAGGAAGTAGCCGGCGAGCCCGAGCCTGGCGATGAGCGCGAGTTCGTGCTCGAGCTGCCTGTCGTGGCGCGCCGTGCGCCGCCACCCCCACCGCTCCTCCGCGCCCTGCGTCACCAGCAACTGCAGGTATTCGTCCTCGCTCACGCCGGGCGGCAGCGTGAAGTGCGGCAGCCGCGGCTTGAGGTCCTGCAGGCGGAACGCGCAGCGCTCGGCGATGACGAGCGTCTGCCGGATGCCGGATTCGTCGTCCTGCCAGCGGCGGCGCATCTGCGCATGACCCTTCAGGTACCACTCGCCGTTGGGGCGCAGGCGCGTTCCCATCGACGCGAGCGTTTCGCCGTGGCGCAGGGCGCAGAGCACGTCGTGCGCGATGCGCTGCGTGCGGCGCGCGTAGTGCACGTCATTGGTGACCACCCACGGCACGTCGAGGGCGCGCGCCACGGCGATGAGTTCGCGCGCGAGTTCGCGTTCCGCGGGAACGGCGTGGTCCCACACTTCCACCGCGACGCGTCGGCCGAAGATGTCGAGCAGGGTGGCGAGCGCTTCGCACGCCGCATCGCGTCCGCCGCGCCGCAGCGCCTGCGGCACCGCGCCACGCGCGCAACCGGTGAGGGCGTACAGCCCGTCGGCGTGCTGGGCGAGCGTATCGAACGAGACGCACGGCGAACCCCGCGGGTTGTCCATACGCGCGCGGGTGATGAGTGAGCTGAGGTTGGAGTAGCCGGTGGCGCTCTCTGACAGGAGTACCAAGTGAGAGATGGCGGATGGCTGATGGCTGATGGCGGATGGGGCGGCCGTATCCGCCATCGGCCGTCTGCCATCCGCCATCACTTCGATCGTCAACTCAGCGCCAATTATTCCCGGCAGCCCCGCCGCCTTCGCTGCAGTGGCAAACCGCACCGCACCGCCGAGATCGTCGTGGTCGGTGAGCGCGAGGGCGGGGAGGGCCAGTTCCACCGCGCGCTCCACGAGTCGCTCGGGATCCGAAGCGCCGTCGAGCAGCGAGAACGTGGAATGGCAGTGCAACTCGGCGTACAGCGGTGCGGGCACAGGCACGGGCACGGGTACAGGCGTGGGCACGAAGGCACGGCAGGGTGCGCCGCGACAACCCGCACGCCGGACCGGGCGGGGCGTATCTAATGAAAGAATACCGAATAAACACCGAAGCACAAGGGTGCCGCCCCTGCCGCCATAGGCATTTGCGGCGTGGCGCGCGTATGCTATCCGCATGCTGCGCCTCGCCGTCCTCACCAATCGCGACATCGAGTCCTGTGTCGCGCTCAACCTGCTGCACCGCGCCCTCGGCGCCCGCATCGGCGCCGTCTTCCTCTCCGAGCGCGTCGGCGGCAAGGGGCCAGTGTCGCGCGCGCTCGAGCCGCTGTCGTTTCTCGAGCAGGACTTCTTCACGCGGCACGTCTTTCCCGCCGTGGAGCGGACGCCCACGACCGGGCGCTTCCTGACGTTCGCCGAGTTTGAGCGCGTGCACGGCATTCCGGTGCGCGCGCTGGCGTCGGCCCGCACCACCGATGCGCTCGACGCGCTGCGCACCGCGCGCGCCGACCTCTTTGTCTCCATCCGGTTCGGGCACATCCTCGGCGAGGACGCCATCGCCATCCCGCCGCGCGGCGTGCTCAACCTGCATTCGGGGCTGCTGCCACAGTATCGCGGCGTGATCGCGACCTTCCGCGCCCTCTTGAACGGCGACGACACGATCGGCTGCACCCTGCACTGGATCGACTCGCCGAGCATCGATGCCGGCGCGATTCTCGAGATGCCGCGCGTGACGGTCGACCGGTCGCAGTCGCTGCTCTGGCACATCCTGGCGCTCTATCCACCCGGCATGCACGCCATGGAACGCGCGGTGCTCGCCCTCGAAACCGATCGTGCGCTGCCGACCAAGCCGCAGGATCCCAACGCCGGCGCGTACTACTCGTTCCCCACCGATGCCGACGTTGCGCAGTTCACCGCCGCCGGATGGCGGCTGTTCGGCCGCGATGACGTGGACGCACTGATGGCGCGCTTCGCGCCGGCATCCTGAGGCGAACGCAATCGCGCCGCGGAGCGCACTCTCTACCCGGCCTCTTCATCATCCGGTACTTTCACAACGTGATCATCAACCGTCGTCTTCTTCTGGCAGGACTTGGCGCGCTGGCCGCCGTCGCGGCGCCGCGTGTTGCACGCACCCAGGAAACTGCCGTGCAAGGCGGCGTGAAGCCGGGTGTGTTCATCGCGGCCGAGGCGAGCCTCCAGTCCTTTCAGGGGGACATGGATCCCTGGCGCCTCGGCACGGTTGCGTTCTGGCGCCGCTCCCGGGCGGGCACGTTCATCGCCAAGGTGAACTACGCGAATCGCTACGCGACCGACGGCGTGCAGGCCGAAGTGGAAGCATACCCGCGCGTGAGCGACAAGCTGTACCTGTACCTCGACGCCGGGTATTCGAGCGCATCGGTCTTTCCGGCGTGGCGGTCGGGCGCTGAACTCTTCTCCTCACTCCCGGATGCGTGGGAGGCCTCGATCGGCTACCGGCAGCTGCGCTTCAATGGGATACCGGTGACGATGTTCACCGGGGCGCTGGGCAAGTATGTCGGCAACTACTGGCTCTCCTTGCGTCCCTACATTCGCTCACGGGATGGCACGACGTCCGCCACCACCTCGCTGATGGCGCGCCGCTACTTCGCCGATGGCGACCACTGGGTGGGCGGCACCGCGACCTACGGCAACAGTCCGACGGAACGCGTCACGCCCGACGCCGTGGCGCTGAACAAGACCTTCTCGGTGGCCATCACCGGCTCGACGGGACTCACGTCGAACCTCCTCGCCACGTGGCTGGTCGGTCATGACGCCGAGCAGTTGGGACCCGGCAACACCCGCCGAAGCGTGACGGTGACCGCGGGCCTCCGGCGCAAGTTCTAGGCGAATGCCCACGCCGCCCAACGCCTTGCGCGAACGCTTCCTTGGCTCGGCGCACGCCGCGCTCGAGCGCATGCACCAGTATGCGGCGCTGCTCGAGATCGATCCGCGCGACGGCAACGTGCTCGACACCCTGCGGCGCGAGTTGCATCGCCTGCGCGGCTCATCGGGGTCCTACGGCTATGCCGAGGCCGGGGAGCGCCTGGCCGAGATGGAGCAGCGCGCCCGGACCTGGGCGCTCGATTCGACGCTCGACGCCGCCAACCGCGGCGTGATCCTCCGCCGGGCGGTCGATGCGCTCTACACGGCCTACGGCACCGCCCCCGCGCATCCCATCGACACGGAGGTCCGCGACGTCTGGTGCGTCGAGCCGCCCGCGGGACGGATGGCCGAGTGGAGCAAGCTGACTGCGTCGACCGCGATGCGGCTGACGCCGATGTCCATGGCGGATTTCGCCGAGCGTGTGCAGCGCAAGGAACGACCGTACGCGGCGATCGCGCCGATTGATGTCGGGCGCCGGTTGCACGCGCCGGACGGCATGCCGCTCGTCCTGCTCGCGTCGTCCGCGCAGGCCGTGGCGCCGTCGGGGCGCTCGTTCGGCTCCGTGATGGTGGTGGATCACGACATCTCGACCGATGACCTGGCGGTCATCATCGAGAAGGTGGCCCAGCGCACGGCCGTCACCGGCGGCTCCGTGGTCATCCTCGATGACGATCCGATGATCCTCGTTCTGGTGCGCGCCATCTGCGAAAGCGCCGGCCTGCGCGCGCTCACCATCGCGGAACCGGGGCTGCTCTTCATGACGCTCGAGGACGAACGTCCCAGCGTGCTGCTGATGGACGTGCAGCTGCCCGGCACGACGGGCTTCGAACTGACGCGCCGCATCCGCGCGAGCGCCGACTGGAGCGACCTGCCGGTCGTGCTCTTCTCGGCCGACACCAGCCAGCAGGCGCGCGAGAGCGCCATCGTGGCCGGCGCCGACGGCTTTCTGCCGAAGCCGGTGGCGCCGGCGGAGCTGCGGACGCAGCTGCTGGCCCGCATCGAGCAGGTGCGGCAGACGCGGCTGGCGGCGGGCCTGAATCCGGCCACGGCGCTCCCCGAACACGAAGTGGGCCTGCGTGAGGCCGAGCAGCAGTTCGGCGCGCTGCGCCGCGAGGGCGGGGCGCTGAGCGCCGCGATCATTCGTTTGCGGGACGCCAGCGACGAGGTGCGCTGGCCGCGCCTGTGCGCCACGGTGTCGCGCGCGCTGCGCGACACGGGCGCGGCCCTCGCGCACTACGACAACGTCTCGCTCGTGGCCACCGTGCGTGATGGGTACTATCCGATGCTGCGCGCGTTGAACGTGCTGCGCGCCTCCGATCTCGAGGGCGTGGAGCCGAGCTGGGTGCTCGGCCTGGCGGAAGTCTCCGCGGTGCAGGCCACGAATGCCGAAGACCTCTGGCACGCCGCCGCCGATGCGGCGGCCGCCGCCATCGCCTTGCGGCAGGACAACCACGTCTGGACCCCGGAGGACTCGACGCGCGCGCCGGATGTGGTGATCGTCGAGGACGATCCGGCGTTCTCCGACCTGCTGGAGTATGCGCTCCGGCAGGAAGGGTACACGTACCGCGTGCTGCGCACGGGGCCGGCCGCACTCGACGCGCTGCGGGCAATGCCGGTGACGTCGCAGCGGCCGGTGATCCTGCTCGATCTCGACCTGCCGGGGCTCGACGGGCACGCCGTCCACGAACAGTTGCAGATTGAGCGGCCGCGCGACTTCGTCACCGTTTTTCTCAGCGCGCACGCGGGCGATGCCGACCAGATACGCGCGCTGCGCGCCGGGGCGGCCGACTACCTGGTGAAGCCCGTTAGCCTGCGCGTGCTGCTGTCGAAGCTTCCCCGCTGGGTCCGCAGGTCGCGGAGCGAACGGTGAGCCTGCTGCTCGTACTCGGCGTCATTGCCGTGGCGCAGGTCATCTTCGTGGTCATGCTCGGCGTGTTTGTCGTCGTGCGTCGCGAACGGCTGCTGGAGCGGAAGCGCCGCGTCGCGCGCGGCCGGGCGCGCCTGAGCCACCCGCTGGCCCATTGGCTCGTCGGTGCGGGCTCCGTGCAGGACCTGGTGCAGGGAATGCGCGCCCTGCCGCCGGACGCGGCGCTGGCCTTTGCCTCCGAACTGCACGATGTGCGCGTTCCCGTCGCGCAGCGGGCGTCGCTTGGCCAGGCGATGCGCGGTGAGCGGTGGGCGGCATGGGCGATGAGCGGGGCCGCGAGTCGGCGCTGGTGGCGGCGGCTCGACGCGGCCCGCGCCCTGGGGATCGTGGGCACGCCCGCCGATGTGGCCCTCCTGCGACCGTTGCTGGCCGACAAGCACTCGGCGGTGCGTCTGGCCGCCGCCGAGGCGCTGGCCGCGGTGGCGGATCCCACGCTGGTGCGCGTCGCGGTGGAACAGTATCCCAGCCAGCCGCTCGCCGTGCGACTCTTCACCACGAGCACGCTGCGACTCGTGTGGGAACTCGCCGAGTCGCCGTTGCGAGAGCTCCTCGGTGACCGCCGGGCACCCGGCAAGCACGTGGCCGCATGGCTCGCCCTCGCGGAGTCGCTCGCGTTGCCGTCGCTGCGCACGGCCATCACGCCCCTCGCCGCGCACGCGGACCCTGAGGTGCGCGCGGCCGCGGCCCGCGCGCTGCGGCGTTATCCGCATGCGGAATCAGTGGAGACCGTGATGGGGTTGCTGGACGACCCGCAGGACTTCGTGCGTGCCGCAAGCGCGCAGGCGCTCGGCGCGCTGCGGGCCACCGAAGCGCAGGCGCGGCTCGAGCGCGGCCTCGCCGACAGCGCCTGGTGGGTGCGCTTTCGCTGTTCGCTCGCGCTGGCGCTGCTTGGCGAACCCGGGCGTGCCGCGTTGCGCCGCGCCCGCCAGTCGCCCGACCGCTATGCGCGCGACATGGCGGTGATGACGTCAGGCCTCTCCGAAGGGGCCGTGCTGGAGCTTGGCGACGTATGATCCATGCCGTCATGCAATCGCTGCAGGCGCTCGAGTGGGCGATCCTGGTCTACTTCATCCTGCTCAACTCGTTCTACGCCCTGCTGCTGGTGCTGTCGTTTCCCGAGCTCTTTACGCACTTCCAGCTCGCCGACGACGAGTACTTTGCGCGCGCCCTGTCCACCGACGCGCTGCCGCCCATCTCGATCCTCGTGCCCGCGTACAATGAGGAAGTCAGCATCGCGTCGAGCGTGCTCTCGTTCCTCACGCTGCAGTATCCGCGGCATGAGGTCGTGCTCGTGAACGATGGGTCGAAGGACCGGACCATGGACGAACTGGTCCGGGCGTATGATCTCTACGAGATCCCGCCGGCCATCCCGCGCACCATCCCCAGCGCCCCCATCCGGGCCGTCTACCGGTCGCGCACCTACTCGCGCCTGCTGGTGATCGACAAGGAGAACGGCGGCAAGGCGGACTCGCTGAACGCGGCCATCAACGCCGCGCGCTTTCCGTACGTGATCGCCTGTGACGCCGACACGCTCATCGAACCCGACGCGCTGCTGCGACTCGCGCGGCCGTTCCTGCTGGGGCGCGAGATTGCGGCGATCGGCGGCACCATCCGCGTCGTCAATGCATGCCAGGTGGCCCTGGGTCGCGTGGTGGAGGCGCGCGTGGACTCGCGTTGGCTCCCCGGTTGCCAGACGGTGGAATACCTGCGCGCCTTCCTGTTCGGCCGGCTCGGCTGGAACCGCATCGGCGGCAACCTGATCATCAGCGGCGCCTTCGGCCTGTTTGCGCGCAAGTACCTGCTGGCCATCGGCGGCTACCAGACCGGCAACGTCACCGAGGACATGGACCTCGCGGTGCGCCTGCACGTCTACCTGCGCGAGCACCAGATCGACGCGGCCATGCCGTTCATTCCCGATCCCGTGGCGTGGACCGAGGTGCCGGCGTCGCGGAAGATCCTGCACCGGCAGCGCGAACGCTGGCATCGCGGGCTCATTGGCACGGTGTGGGAGCGCCGGAAGATGCTGTTCAATCCACGCTACGGATCGGTGGGGATGGTGGCGCTGCCGTTCTTCACGTTTGGCGAAATGCTGGCGCCGGTCGTCG
It contains:
- a CDS encoding NRAMP family divalent metal transporter, with product MTEPQPTRTAPLRVLAGAAFLMATSAIGPGFLTQTAAFTAQLGASFGFAILLSVLFDLGAQLNIWRVLVVSGRRAQDVANLVVPGLGHLLATLVVLGGLAFNVGNVAGAGLGLNVIFGLDVKAGAVLSAAIAIAIFLVKEAGRAMDRFTVALGFVMVGLACYVAIASAPPLGEAVLRSVVPEQIAPLSIITIVGGTVGGYITFAGAHRLLDAGLSGPGSLRAVTNSATSAILIASLMRVVLFLGALGVVSHGFQLDPQNPPASVFHHAAGEMGFKVFGVVMWSAAITSVVGSAYTSVSFLRGLLPRADERWSRLVIGFIVVSTAVFVTVGRPVKVLILVGALNGLILPLSLGTMLVAASRRAVVGDYRHPKALTIGGTLVTLAMAWLSVQTLAREIPALMR
- a CDS encoding DinB family protein, whose protein sequence is MFRTIEDFANSWTQQTEATLKILRTLTDASLAQPVSPGGRTLGFLAWHITCTLTEMGGHAGLAIEGPKEQTPDAVPAHAAEIAAQYEKTAARVVPAVRTAWTDAMLGEVVPIYGERWPRGLILAILIAHETHHRGQMTVLMRQAGLPVPGVMGPSKEEWAAMGMPAQP
- the msrA gene encoding peptide-methionine (S)-S-oxide reductase MsrA, which gives rise to MTMPPDGLAQATLAGGCFWCLEAAYERLRGVHTVKSGYAGGQRPNPTYEQVCTGVTGHAEVVQVSYDPREISYRDLLEVFFTIHDPTQLNRQGPDVGSQYRSAIFPNSPEQEAEALAVIAELDRDAVYDLPIVTTIERDATFWPAESTHDRYYRRHPFQPYCLAVISPKIAKLRAKHAGKLRD
- a CDS encoding PHP domain-containing protein, translating into MPAPLYAELHCHSTFSLLDGASDPERLVERAVELALPALALTDHDDLGGAVRFATAAKAAGLPGIIGAELTIEVMADGRRPMADTAAPSAISHQPSAISHLVLLSESATGYSNLSSLITRARMDNPRGSPCVSFDTLAQHADGLYALTGCARGAVPQALRRGGRDAACEALATLLDIFGRRVAVEVWDHAVPAERELARELIAVARALDVPWVVTNDVHYARRTQRIAHDVLCALRHGETLASMGTRLRPNGEWYLKGHAQMRRRWQDDESGIRQTLVIAERCAFRLQDLKPRLPHFTLPPGVSEDEYLQLLVTQGAEERWGWRRTARHDRQLEHELALIARLGLAGYFLIVWDIVRFARREGILCQGRGSAANSAVCYCLGITAVDPIKLELLFERFLSEERTEAPDIDIDFAHRDRERVLQYVYDRYGREHAAMVCEHITWRGRSAVRDAARVLGYSAQQAEELALTADRFSAKRTAEALRQMADGGRQMAGAGSDQPSAIDRPPSPADPFAPEVVDVAGPANYAKQLDARDVADRLGQQFMPGTQAYAQMRREREASRTVMADGGRRMAEQQTPPSSAICHPPSAITILADIVESLHQSPRHRGIHVGGFVLTEQPLRTIVPIEPAAMEGRTVIQWEKDDLDPVGLVKIDLLGLGMLTLLQDCIKYVRATRGVTIELSQLDLRDQAVYDDLCNADTVGVFQVESRAQMNTLPRLKPRCFYDLVVEVALIRPGPIQGEMVHPYLRRRAGDEEVTYPHPSLEPVLKRTLGVPLFQEQGMQVAIVAAGFTPGEADVLRKAMGHKRSHERMAAICEKMIAGMKANGIPEDIAQRIYQQINAFADYGFPESHAASFALIVYASAYLRHYYPAEYLCAILNAQPMGFYSEGTLVEDAKRHGVRVLGADVTKSGWDHQMVCANGTIVRPKDGVVFTSAEKQQRNNRETTERQQTAHLPSPVSRLPSAPIVRLGLRSIRGLGPDARDRIGRARAGGAFRSIDDFVQRTRLDRRALRLLAESGALDAFVRDEPLARRRRVALWKVLEAQRGTGGPLALFPEADVPIALPAYTAPELTEADYRLTGVSLHGHPMRHLRAVLKLNDLATAKALLEQGRDGEPVGMAGLVICRQRPGTAKGFVFLTLEDETGMVNVVVTPPAFERQALLISRTPLLLVRGILQVEQRVVNIRAREFFPLEGTIEARSHDYH
- a CDS encoding formyltransferase family protein, whose translation is MLRLAVLTNRDIESCVALNLLHRALGARIGAVFLSERVGGKGPVSRALEPLSFLEQDFFTRHVFPAVERTPTTGRFLTFAEFERVHGIPVRALASARTTDALDALRTARADLFVSIRFGHILGEDAIAIPPRGVLNLHSGLLPQYRGVIATFRALLNGDDTIGCTLHWIDSPSIDAGAILEMPRVTVDRSQSLLWHILALYPPGMHAMERAVLALETDRALPTKPQDPNAGAYYSFPTDADVAQFTAAGWRLFGRDDVDALMARFAPAS
- a CDS encoding YaiO family outer membrane beta-barrel protein — protein: MIINRRLLLAGLGALAAVAAPRVARTQETAVQGGVKPGVFIAAEASLQSFQGDMDPWRLGTVAFWRRSRAGTFIAKVNYANRYATDGVQAEVEAYPRVSDKLYLYLDAGYSSASVFPAWRSGAELFSSLPDAWEASIGYRQLRFNGIPVTMFTGALGKYVGNYWLSLRPYIRSRDGTTSATTSLMARRYFADGDHWVGGTATYGNSPTERVTPDAVALNKTFSVAITGSTGLTSNLLATWLVGHDAEQLGPGNTRRSVTVTAGLRRKF
- a CDS encoding response regulator — its product is MPTPPNALRERFLGSAHAALERMHQYAALLEIDPRDGNVLDTLRRELHRLRGSSGSYGYAEAGERLAEMEQRARTWALDSTLDAANRGVILRRAVDALYTAYGTAPAHPIDTEVRDVWCVEPPAGRMAEWSKLTASTAMRLTPMSMADFAERVQRKERPYAAIAPIDVGRRLHAPDGMPLVLLASSAQAVAPSGRSFGSVMVVDHDISTDDLAVIIEKVAQRTAVTGGSVVILDDDPMILVLVRAICESAGLRALTIAEPGLLFMTLEDERPSVLLMDVQLPGTTGFELTRRIRASADWSDLPVVLFSADTSQQARESAIVAGADGFLPKPVAPAELRTQLLARIEQVRQTRLAAGLNPATALPEHEVGLREAEQQFGALRREGGALSAAIIRLRDASDEVRWPRLCATVSRALRDTGAALAHYDNVSLVATVRDGYYPMLRALNVLRASDLEGVEPSWVLGLAEVSAVQATNAEDLWHAAADAAAAAIALRQDNHVWTPEDSTRAPDVVIVEDDPAFSDLLEYALRQEGYTYRVLRTGPAALDALRAMPVTSQRPVILLDLDLPGLDGHAVHEQLQIERPRDFVTVFLSAHAGDADQIRALRAGAADYLVKPVSLRVLLSKLPRWVRRSRSER